In Drosophila teissieri strain GT53w chromosome 2R, Prin_Dtei_1.1, whole genome shotgun sequence, the following proteins share a genomic window:
- the LOC122612539 gene encoding thioredoxin domain-containing protein 15 has protein sequence MNPNLLFILLLCAAHGQAELSGLLSALQYFGLFGTADSLGISRGQCHYSFKTFALLEERRMCAPDDEHILHLNQLPPVRKPPIMIKCLQREPENETATEPRLLIMRSAKEILNLLKPVGNATKRHEPGNCVVVHFCTATSLECARVAPVVNLLPHFFPTLSIAYVDAYEFGRLNAEIGIVSLPTLMIFHQGRPLIKYDPSWKDSEKRSFARFIMRHTNVKTVDPQAIDPAIVLRSETEPLSNKPIVETDYYLGLAWAFILACLANYLRQTVFWKQLVEMVQRNWRESEETQMEMVD, from the exons ATGAACCCAAATCTCTTGTTTATACTTT TGCTCTGCGCCGCGCACGGTCAGGCGGAACTCTCCGGACTACTAAGTGCCCTGCAGTATTTCGGACTATTTGGGACGGCGGATTCCCTGGGAATTTCCCGTGGCCAGTGCCATTATAGCTTCAAGACATTTGCCCTGCTGGAGGAGCGACGCATGTGTGCGCCGGATGATGAGCACATCCTGCACCTGAATCAGCTGCCTCCGGTGCGAAAGCCACCAATTATGATCAAGTGCCTGCAGCGGGAACCAGAAAATGAGACAGCAACCGAGCCGAGACTGCTGATAATGCGAAGTGCCAAGGAGATATTGAATCTGCTAAAGCCCGTGGGCAATGCCACCAAGCGCCACGAGCCGGGCAATTGTGTGGTTGTCCACTTCTGCACCGCAACCAGCTTGGAGTGCGCTCGTGTCGCTCCGGTGGTAAATCTGCTGCCCCATTTCTTTCCCACGCTGTCCATCGCCTATGTGGACGCCTATGAGTTTGGTCGCTTAAATGCCGAGATCGGTATCGTTTCGCTGCCCACACTGATGATATTCCACCAGGGCAGGCCGCTAATCAAATACGATCCATCGTGGAAGGACTCGGAGAAGCGCAGCTTTGCCAGGTTCATTATGCGTCACACCAATGTGAAGACTGTCGATCCACAGGCCATTGATCCGGCCATCGTCCTTCGCTCAGAGACCGAGCCGCTGTCCAATAAACCCATTGTGGAGACGGATTACTATTTGGGCCTCGCTTGGGCCTTTATACTGGCCTGCCTTGCCAACTACCTGCGTCAGACGGTCTTCTGGAAGCAGCTGGTGGAGATGGTGCAGCGCAATTGGCGGGAATCGGAGGAGACGCAAATGGAGATGGTGGACTAG
- the LOC122612538 gene encoding myeloid leukemia factor isoform X2, which produces MKRKRKGKSTSDRTQMEPHNHMNHTMNAMNMQMRSMNRLMNSFMPDPFMQVSPFDQGFQQNALMERPQMPAMPAMGLFGMPMMPNFNRLLNADIGANSGASFCQSTVMTMSSGPDGRPQIYQASTSTKTGPGGVRETRKTVQDSRTGLKKMAIGHHIGERAHIIEKEQDMRSGQLEERQEFINLEEEEAEQFDREFTSRASRGAVQSGHRGGGMQAIMPARPAAHTSTLTIEPVEDDDEDDDCVIQEQPPVRSSAGRHYSTAPTAPQNSGNIATAAAAPTSSPAIYDTSNGNNNNYVSSRRSYLRNGHGLATPRRPLRTPPSSPLATVSTSPSIHPHPYAAHPRRQQRAVKHHHTEDEAASSSKAGKRGKKQ; this is translated from the exons atgaaaagaaaacgtAAAGGCAAATCAACCAGTGACCGTACACAAATGGAGCCCCA CAACCACATGAACCACACTATGAACGCGATGAACATGCAGATGCGCTCGATGAACCGCCTGATGAACAGCTTCATGCCCGATCCCTTTATGCAGGTCTCGCCCTTCGACCAGGGATTCCAGCAGAACGCCCTCATGGAGCGTCCGCAGATGCCGGCCATGCCAGCCATGGGACTCTTCGGCATGCCCATGATGCCAAACTTCAATCGTCTGTTAAACGCTG ATATTGGTGCCAATTCAGGCGCATCCTTCTGCCAGAGCACCGTGATGACCATGTCCTCGGGTCCCGATGGGCGTCCTCAGATCTACCAGGCCAGCACTAGTACCAAAACAGGACCGGGAGGCGTTCGCGAGACCCGCAAGACAGTGCAGGACTCGCGCACTGGACTAAAAAAGATGGCCATTGGTCACCACATTGGCGAGCGAGCTCACATTATTgagaaggagcaggacatGCGTTCGGGACAACTGGAGGAGCGGCAGGAGTTCATCAatctggaggaggaggaagccGAGCAGTTTGACAGGGAGTTTACCTCGCGCGCTTCACGCGGAGCTGTGCAGTCAGGACATCGTGGTGGTGGGATGCAGGCCATCATGCCCGCCCGTCCAGCGGCTCACACCTCGACGTTGACCATTGAACCGGtggaggacgacgacgaagaTGATGACTGTGTGATCCAGGAGCAGCCGCCGGTGCGCTCCTCCGCGGGCCGCCATTATTCCACTGCGCCAACGGCACCGCAGAACAG TGGCAAcattgcaacagcagcagcagcaccaacgtCCTCGCCAGCAATCTACGACACAAGCAACGGAAACAACAATAACTACGTGAGCTCTCGTCGTTCGTATCTGCGAAATGGGCATGGCCTGGCCACGCCGCGCCGCCCACTAAGGACACCCCCATCCTCGCCGCTGGCCACGGTGTCCACTTCTCCAAG CATACATCCTCATCCCTATGCCGCCCATCCGCGGCGCCAACAGCGCGCGGTAAAGCATCATCACACGGAGGACGAGGCGGCCAGCTCCTCCAAGGCGGGCAAGCGCGGCAAGAAGCAGTAG
- the LOC122612538 gene encoding myeloid leukemia factor isoform X4, producing the protein MKRKRKGKSTSDRTQMEPHNHMNHTMNAMNMQMRSMNRLMNSFMPDPFMQVSPFDQGFQQNALMERPQMPAMPAMGLFGMPMMPNFNRLLNADIGANSGASFCQSTVMTMSSGPDGRPQIYQASTSTKTGPGGVRETRKTVQDSRTGLKKMAIGHHIGERAHIIEKEQDMRSGQLEERQEFINLEEEEAEQFDREFTSRASRGAVQSGHRGGGMQAIMPARPAAHTSTLTIEPVEDDDEDDDCVIQEQPPVRSSAGRHYSTAPTAPQNSIHPHPYAAHPRRQQRAVKHHHTEDEAASSSKAGKRGKKQ; encoded by the exons atgaaaagaaaacgtAAAGGCAAATCAACCAGTGACCGTACACAAATGGAGCCCCA CAACCACATGAACCACACTATGAACGCGATGAACATGCAGATGCGCTCGATGAACCGCCTGATGAACAGCTTCATGCCCGATCCCTTTATGCAGGTCTCGCCCTTCGACCAGGGATTCCAGCAGAACGCCCTCATGGAGCGTCCGCAGATGCCGGCCATGCCAGCCATGGGACTCTTCGGCATGCCCATGATGCCAAACTTCAATCGTCTGTTAAACGCTG ATATTGGTGCCAATTCAGGCGCATCCTTCTGCCAGAGCACCGTGATGACCATGTCCTCGGGTCCCGATGGGCGTCCTCAGATCTACCAGGCCAGCACTAGTACCAAAACAGGACCGGGAGGCGTTCGCGAGACCCGCAAGACAGTGCAGGACTCGCGCACTGGACTAAAAAAGATGGCCATTGGTCACCACATTGGCGAGCGAGCTCACATTATTgagaaggagcaggacatGCGTTCGGGACAACTGGAGGAGCGGCAGGAGTTCATCAatctggaggaggaggaagccGAGCAGTTTGACAGGGAGTTTACCTCGCGCGCTTCACGCGGAGCTGTGCAGTCAGGACATCGTGGTGGTGGGATGCAGGCCATCATGCCCGCCCGTCCAGCGGCTCACACCTCGACGTTGACCATTGAACCGGtggaggacgacgacgaagaTGATGACTGTGTGATCCAGGAGCAGCCGCCGGTGCGCTCCTCCGCGGGCCGCCATTATTCCACTGCGCCAACGGCACCGCAGAACAG CATACATCCTCATCCCTATGCCGCCCATCCGCGGCGCCAACAGCGCGCGGTAAAGCATCATCACACGGAGGACGAGGCGGCCAGCTCCTCCAAGGCGGGCAAGCGCGGCAAGAAGCAGTAG
- the LOC122612538 gene encoding myeloid leukemia factor isoform X3: protein MSLFGALMGDFDDDLGLMNNHMNHTMNAMNMQMRSMNRLMNSFMPDPFMQVSPFDQGFQQNALMERPQMPAMPAMGLFGMPMMPNFNRLLNADIGANSGASFCQSTVMTMSSGPDGRPQIYQASTSTKTGPGGVRETRKTVQDSRTGLKKMAIGHHIGERAHIIEKEQDMRSGQLEERQEFINLEEEEAEQFDREFTSRASRGAVQSGHRGGGMQAIMPARPAAHTSTLTIEPVEDDDEDDDCVIQEQPPVRSSAGRHYSTAPTAPQNSIHPHPYAAHPRRQQRAVKHHHTEDEAASSSKAGKRGKKQ from the exons CAACCACATGAACCACACTATGAACGCGATGAACATGCAGATGCGCTCGATGAACCGCCTGATGAACAGCTTCATGCCCGATCCCTTTATGCAGGTCTCGCCCTTCGACCAGGGATTCCAGCAGAACGCCCTCATGGAGCGTCCGCAGATGCCGGCCATGCCAGCCATGGGACTCTTCGGCATGCCCATGATGCCAAACTTCAATCGTCTGTTAAACGCTG ATATTGGTGCCAATTCAGGCGCATCCTTCTGCCAGAGCACCGTGATGACCATGTCCTCGGGTCCCGATGGGCGTCCTCAGATCTACCAGGCCAGCACTAGTACCAAAACAGGACCGGGAGGCGTTCGCGAGACCCGCAAGACAGTGCAGGACTCGCGCACTGGACTAAAAAAGATGGCCATTGGTCACCACATTGGCGAGCGAGCTCACATTATTgagaaggagcaggacatGCGTTCGGGACAACTGGAGGAGCGGCAGGAGTTCATCAatctggaggaggaggaagccGAGCAGTTTGACAGGGAGTTTACCTCGCGCGCTTCACGCGGAGCTGTGCAGTCAGGACATCGTGGTGGTGGGATGCAGGCCATCATGCCCGCCCGTCCAGCGGCTCACACCTCGACGTTGACCATTGAACCGGtggaggacgacgacgaagaTGATGACTGTGTGATCCAGGAGCAGCCGCCGGTGCGCTCCTCCGCGGGCCGCCATTATTCCACTGCGCCAACGGCACCGCAGAACAG CATACATCCTCATCCCTATGCCGCCCATCCGCGGCGCCAACAGCGCGCGGTAAAGCATCATCACACGGAGGACGAGGCGGCCAGCTCCTCCAAGGCGGGCAAGCGCGGCAAGAAGCAGTAG
- the LOC122612538 gene encoding myeloid leukemia factor isoform X1 translates to MSLFGALMGDFDDDLGLMNNHMNHTMNAMNMQMRSMNRLMNSFMPDPFMQVSPFDQGFQQNALMERPQMPAMPAMGLFGMPMMPNFNRLLNADIGANSGASFCQSTVMTMSSGPDGRPQIYQASTSTKTGPGGVRETRKTVQDSRTGLKKMAIGHHIGERAHIIEKEQDMRSGQLEERQEFINLEEEEAEQFDREFTSRASRGAVQSGHRGGGMQAIMPARPAAHTSTLTIEPVEDDDEDDDCVIQEQPPVRSSAGRHYSTAPTAPQNSGNIATAAAAPTSSPAIYDTSNGNNNNYVSSRRSYLRNGHGLATPRRPLRTPPSSPLATVSTSPSIHPHPYAAHPRRQQRAVKHHHTEDEAASSSKAGKRGKKQ, encoded by the exons CAACCACATGAACCACACTATGAACGCGATGAACATGCAGATGCGCTCGATGAACCGCCTGATGAACAGCTTCATGCCCGATCCCTTTATGCAGGTCTCGCCCTTCGACCAGGGATTCCAGCAGAACGCCCTCATGGAGCGTCCGCAGATGCCGGCCATGCCAGCCATGGGACTCTTCGGCATGCCCATGATGCCAAACTTCAATCGTCTGTTAAACGCTG ATATTGGTGCCAATTCAGGCGCATCCTTCTGCCAGAGCACCGTGATGACCATGTCCTCGGGTCCCGATGGGCGTCCTCAGATCTACCAGGCCAGCACTAGTACCAAAACAGGACCGGGAGGCGTTCGCGAGACCCGCAAGACAGTGCAGGACTCGCGCACTGGACTAAAAAAGATGGCCATTGGTCACCACATTGGCGAGCGAGCTCACATTATTgagaaggagcaggacatGCGTTCGGGACAACTGGAGGAGCGGCAGGAGTTCATCAatctggaggaggaggaagccGAGCAGTTTGACAGGGAGTTTACCTCGCGCGCTTCACGCGGAGCTGTGCAGTCAGGACATCGTGGTGGTGGGATGCAGGCCATCATGCCCGCCCGTCCAGCGGCTCACACCTCGACGTTGACCATTGAACCGGtggaggacgacgacgaagaTGATGACTGTGTGATCCAGGAGCAGCCGCCGGTGCGCTCCTCCGCGGGCCGCCATTATTCCACTGCGCCAACGGCACCGCAGAACAG TGGCAAcattgcaacagcagcagcagcaccaacgtCCTCGCCAGCAATCTACGACACAAGCAACGGAAACAACAATAACTACGTGAGCTCTCGTCGTTCGTATCTGCGAAATGGGCATGGCCTGGCCACGCCGCGCCGCCCACTAAGGACACCCCCATCCTCGCCGCTGGCCACGGTGTCCACTTCTCCAAG CATACATCCTCATCCCTATGCCGCCCATCCGCGGCGCCAACAGCGCGCGGTAAAGCATCATCACACGGAGGACGAGGCGGCCAGCTCCTCCAAGGCGGGCAAGCGCGGCAAGAAGCAGTAG